The following proteins are encoded in a genomic region of Chryseobacterium cucumeris:
- the recG gene encoding ATP-dependent DNA helicase RecG, whose protein sequence is MNLETSIEYVKGIGPERAKLIKSVLGLSTVEDMLNFYPIRYLDKSKIYTVSQLREETSQEIQLKGRITQVQEIQTGKTKRLSAKFNDETGSIDLVWFQYSKWLKEQLPINREVYIFGKINVFNRQFSMPHPEIEAEEKKEGDTRLKPIYPSSEKLTKRGLNQRFFQNVLRNICREIPSLIEENFPEYLMKTFKFMSRQHAFLNVHFPKDQEHFDKADYRLKFEESFFFQLGYGLKKLHHKTQSHGNPFPIIGDHFNDFYENHLPFELTNAQKRVLKEIRMDMKRPIQMNRLLQGDVGSGKTMVALLTMLIAMDNGFQSCLMAPTEILAQQHYNGIKELLEKTGINIRLLTGSTKAAERRIIHEELESGTLSILVGTHAVLEDKVKFKNLGLAIIDEQHRFGVAQRAKLWAKNKIPPHILVMTATPIPRTLAMSFYSDLDVSVIDEMPVGRKPIITAHRREKDRLYVYNFCKDEIKKGRQVYFVYPLIEESETLDYKNLMEGLEHVMDYFSEYNVTMLHGKMKPDEKDAAMAYFASGKAEIMVATTVIEVGVNVPNASVMVIESSERFGLSQLHQLRGRVGRGAEQSYCILMTSDKLSKESRTRIKTMTETNDGFKISEVDMQLRGPGDILGTQQSGVVDFKRLDLINDSAIIKTTKNTVERILEADPMLSRPDNLIIKNYYIRYYKGKNKWSKIS, encoded by the coding sequence ATGAATCTCGAAACCTCCATAGAATATGTAAAAGGAATAGGTCCGGAAAGAGCCAAACTCATCAAAAGTGTGTTGGGCTTATCTACTGTGGAAGATATGTTGAATTTCTACCCTATCCGTTATCTGGACAAAAGTAAAATCTATACTGTTTCTCAGCTTAGAGAAGAGACCAGTCAGGAAATACAGCTGAAGGGTAGAATTACTCAGGTACAGGAAATTCAGACCGGTAAAACCAAGCGATTATCTGCAAAGTTCAATGATGAAACAGGTAGTATAGATCTGGTTTGGTTTCAATATTCCAAGTGGTTGAAAGAACAGCTTCCCATCAACAGGGAAGTTTATATCTTCGGAAAGATTAATGTTTTCAACCGCCAGTTTTCCATGCCGCATCCGGAAATTGAAGCGGAAGAAAAAAAAGAGGGTGACACCCGCCTTAAACCTATTTATCCAAGTTCTGAAAAACTAACCAAAAGAGGATTAAACCAACGATTTTTCCAGAATGTTTTAAGAAATATCTGCAGAGAGATTCCGAGTCTTATTGAAGAAAATTTTCCGGAATATCTGATGAAAACCTTTAAATTCATGTCCAGGCAGCATGCTTTTCTGAATGTACATTTTCCAAAAGATCAGGAGCATTTTGATAAAGCAGATTACAGACTGAAATTTGAAGAATCATTTTTCTTTCAGTTAGGATACGGTTTAAAGAAGCTTCATCATAAAACACAATCCCACGGTAATCCTTTCCCTATTATTGGAGATCACTTCAATGATTTTTATGAAAACCATCTTCCTTTTGAGCTTACCAATGCACAAAAAAGAGTTTTAAAGGAAATTCGTATGGATATGAAAAGGCCGATTCAGATGAACAGGCTTTTACAGGGAGATGTAGGATCAGGAAAAACAATGGTTGCCCTTCTTACCATGCTTATCGCAATGGACAATGGGTTTCAGAGCTGCCTGATGGCTCCAACGGAGATTCTTGCCCAGCAGCATTACAATGGTATCAAAGAGCTGTTGGAAAAAACAGGAATCAATATCCGCCTCCTCACAGGTTCTACCAAAGCAGCAGAAAGAAGAATTATCCATGAAGAACTGGAAAGTGGTACACTTTCTATTTTGGTAGGAACTCATGCCGTTTTAGAAGATAAAGTTAAATTTAAAAATCTGGGATTAGCCATTATTGATGAGCAGCATAGATTCGGAGTTGCTCAAAGGGCTAAACTCTGGGCTAAAAATAAGATTCCGCCTCATATTCTGGTGATGACCGCCACACCAATTCCAAGAACTCTGGCCATGAGTTTTTATTCTGATCTGGATGTTTCGGTAATTGATGAAATGCCTGTGGGAAGAAAGCCTATTATTACAGCCCACCGCCGGGAAAAAGACAGACTGTATGTATATAACTTTTGTAAAGATGAAATAAAAAAAGGAAGACAGGTTTATTTCGTATATCCTCTCATCGAAGAATCAGAAACGCTGGATTATAAAAACCTTATGGAAGGTTTGGAGCATGTGATGGATTATTTTTCAGAATATAATGTCACTATGCTTCACGGGAAAATGAAACCGGATGAAAAAGATGCTGCCATGGCTTATTTTGCTTCAGGAAAAGCTGAAATAATGGTTGCAACCACAGTAATTGAAGTTGGGGTAAATGTTCCGAATGCTTCGGTAATGGTGATTGAAAGTTCTGAAAGGTTCGGACTATCACAGCTTCACCAGCTCAGAGGACGTGTAGGAAGAGGTGCTGAACAAAGTTACTGTATCCTGATGACTTCCGATAAATTATCAAAAGAAAGCCGAACACGTATTAAAACAATGACTGAAACCAATGATGGTTTTAAAATTTCTGAGGTAGATATGCAGCTTCGCGGGCCCGGAGATATACTGGGAACCCAGCAAAGTGGTGTGGTAGATTTTAAAAGACTGGATCTTATTAATGACTCGGCGATCATCAAAACAACAAAAAATACGGTAGAAAGAATACTGGAAGCTGATCCTATGCTTTCAAGACCTGACAATCTGATCATCAAAAATTATTATATCAGATACTACAAAGGAAAAAATAAGTGGAGTAAAATATCATAA
- a CDS encoding helix-turn-helix domain-containing protein: MKMYVKFDFNALCKKVLDEKLKEHGLKYRLLNFGEVEFYEPLTQEQHNLFKKNLEDYGIEIIESQKNALVQKIKDAIVELVFSDEIIPVKASIYISEKLNHSYGYLSNLFSEVAFTSIENFIILQKIEHAKALIIRNKQSLTEIAHKLNYSSVAHLSTQFKNTTGITPSQFQKIIGRRRRVQSTVINPKMQYE; the protein is encoded by the coding sequence ATGAAAATGTATGTTAAATTTGATTTCAATGCTCTTTGTAAAAAGGTATTGGACGAGAAACTTAAAGAACACGGGCTGAAGTACAGGTTACTGAACTTCGGTGAGGTGGAATTCTATGAGCCCCTTACTCAGGAACAGCACAATCTTTTTAAGAAAAATCTTGAAGATTATGGTATCGAGATCATAGAAAGCCAAAAAAACGCGTTGGTACAGAAAATCAAAGATGCTATTGTAGAGCTTGTCTTTTCTGATGAAATTATACCTGTAAAAGCATCTATCTATATTTCTGAAAAACTTAATCACAGCTATGGATACCTTTCCAATCTGTTTTCAGAAGTTGCTTTTACCTCTATTGAGAATTTTATTATTCTGCAGAAGATAGAGCATGCGAAGGCTCTTATCATAAGAAACAAACAAAGCCTTACAGAAATTGCCCATAAGCTGAACTATTCCAGTGTGGCGCATTTAAGTACCCAATTTAAAAATACAACAGGAATTACTCCATCCCAGTTTCAAAAAATTATTGGCAGGCGAAGAAGAGTACAAAGCACGGTAATAAACCCTAAAATGCAGTATGAATAA
- a CDS encoding GNAT family N-acetyltransferase, which produces MKLQQATAADIPLIQDLARRSWENAYADILSKEQMEFMLSEMYSENEILHHFQNPNYHYYLIQDENNNTCEGFIGYEHNYEEETTKLHRIYLVPESKGKGFGKGALQFLNEKVSENGNNRIILNVNKYNSARNFYESQGYRVYDEGVFDIGNGFVMDDFLMEYLIHR; this is translated from the coding sequence ATGAAATTACAACAGGCAACAGCTGCAGACATCCCGTTGATTCAGGATCTTGCAAGACGATCATGGGAAAATGCCTATGCAGACATTCTTTCCAAAGAACAAATGGAGTTTATGCTCTCAGAAATGTATTCTGAAAATGAAATTTTACATCATTTCCAAAATCCGAATTATCATTATTATCTTATTCAGGATGAAAATAATAATACTTGTGAAGGCTTTATCGGATATGAGCACAACTATGAAGAGGAAACCACAAAGTTACACAGGATTTATCTGGTTCCTGAGAGTAAAGGAAAAGGATTTGGGAAAGGAGCACTTCAGTTTCTGAATGAGAAAGTTTCTGAAAACGGAAACAACAGAATTATCCTGAATGTCAATAAATACAATTCAGCCAGAAACTTCTACGAATCCCAGGGATATAGAGTGTATGACGAAGGTGTCTTTGATATTGGTAACGGTTTTGTGATGGATGATTTTCTTATGGAATATCTAATTCACAGATAA
- a CDS encoding thioredoxin family protein codes for MKKILSITLLFLLNFSFAQVKWMTIEEALKAQKESPKKILIDFYADWCGPCKIMDKKTYGHPVLAQILNENYYPVKFNAEEKKSIEIFGRTFSNPNTEHRKGKNSLHEFTQYMNVGAVPSTVFLDEHGDPITILQGELSAKELEPYLELISKDLFKKIKTREQWEDYQKKFKSKIKN; via the coding sequence ATGAAGAAAATTTTAAGCATAACACTCTTATTTTTATTAAATTTTAGTTTTGCACAAGTAAAGTGGATGACCATTGAAGAAGCTTTAAAAGCCCAAAAGGAAAGTCCCAAAAAAATATTAATTGATTTCTACGCAGACTGGTGTGGTCCATGCAAAATCATGGATAAAAAAACGTACGGCCACCCTGTACTGGCTCAGATATTAAATGAGAATTATTATCCTGTAAAGTTTAATGCAGAAGAAAAAAAGAGCATTGAAATTTTCGGAAGAACATTTTCCAATCCCAATACTGAACATAGAAAGGGAAAAAATTCTCTGCATGAGTTTACCCAGTATATGAATGTAGGAGCCGTTCCAAGTACAGTATTTCTGGATGAGCATGGCGATCCCATCACCATTCTTCAGGGAGAATTGTCTGCCAAAGAACTGGAACCTTATCTGGAACTGATTTCCAAAGATCTGTTTAAAAAGATTAAGACCAGAGAACAATGGGAGGATTACCAGAAAAAATTCAAATCTAAAATCAAAAATTAA
- a CDS encoding T9SS type A sorting domain-containing protein, whose product MKKLSLISLGILASLQLTKAQVISSKKWADLFSYNNVLAMKEDNGKIIAATQNGIFYYTISTGEITKLSKANGLHNIGITAFDYNPQTKTGLIGYENGSMDVITPQEIKYIVDIPIATGYNGDKKINHISITGDQAVISVGYGVSIFNLQNKEFGDSAFFLTGGIYQASNEATIFGNKVYSVTDTGLKSHQMNTTFPVFSTWTTEAPGAFKHIDSESELVFSTATAAYIYNNGTPTQLPTTFEKIRDVVITSNSIVVTDNRVYTYGINGVSQNAVSLGEECNTALTAGGKILGGTVLSGIKDESNNTFKPSGPYFNFAYNINLFDNNQLLVSTGARANNYNEPVSNPKKPGFYYFTGTEWVYPSFFVNNPQSINVLDATLSPFSNNEVFFTNYTMFDNGVYKMKYNATSKDFELVKYYNLGAQPYYRRPVGFATDSQSNLFVSFGFNDGNPSIGIYDKAADDFVIKKIVLASDGTQKPVFHENMLWTPLPRSNNFWVYDYKNALNLSDDSDYILGTSNGFNSSGGILSVAFDKAGDAWIGTDGGLRIMSNSASEIKSAQPKVEPIVIEQNGLGEELFRESAILQIAVDGGDYKWVSVDGGGVYYLSSDGQRTIKHFTKENSPLPTNSVTDIKIDKKTGKVYFVTYNGIVTYQGDVADVTSNFGDVVVYPNPVVYSNFKGKVTIKGLAEKTNIRIVDAAGNVVHSAVARGGYYEWDLNNQKGTRVASGIYFVLMTNEDGSDKATAKIGVVN is encoded by the coding sequence ATGAAAAAACTTTCTCTAATTTCTCTTGGTATTTTAGCATCCCTGCAGCTGACAAAAGCACAGGTTATTTCATCAAAAAAATGGGCAGATCTGTTTTCCTATAATAATGTCTTAGCCATGAAAGAAGACAATGGAAAAATCATTGCAGCCACCCAAAACGGAATATTCTATTATACAATATCAACCGGAGAAATTACGAAGTTATCTAAAGCCAACGGGCTGCATAATATCGGAATCACAGCTTTTGATTATAATCCACAGACTAAAACAGGACTTATCGGTTATGAAAACGGTTCTATGGATGTTATTACGCCTCAGGAGATCAAATATATTGTTGATATTCCCATTGCTACAGGATATAATGGGGACAAAAAGATCAACCACATTTCCATAACCGGAGATCAGGCTGTCATTTCTGTTGGGTATGGAGTTTCCATCTTTAACCTTCAGAATAAAGAATTTGGTGATTCTGCATTTTTCCTGACCGGTGGGATTTATCAGGCAAGTAATGAAGCCACCATATTTGGGAATAAAGTATATTCTGTAACGGATACAGGTTTGAAAAGCCATCAAATGAATACTACATTTCCTGTATTTTCTACATGGACAACGGAAGCTCCCGGAGCTTTCAAACATATAGATTCAGAATCAGAACTGGTTTTCTCAACGGCTACAGCAGCTTATATTTATAATAACGGTACCCCGACACAACTTCCTACTACTTTTGAAAAAATCAGGGATGTTGTTATTACCTCCAATAGCATTGTCGTTACAGATAACAGAGTATATACTTATGGAATCAATGGAGTATCACAAAATGCGGTAAGTCTTGGTGAAGAATGCAATACTGCATTAACAGCTGGCGGAAAGATTTTAGGAGGAACGGTATTATCGGGAATTAAGGATGAAAGTAACAATACTTTTAAACCTTCCGGACCTTACTTCAATTTTGCTTATAATATCAATCTTTTTGATAATAACCAACTTCTGGTTTCTACCGGAGCAAGAGCGAATAACTATAACGAACCGGTTAGTAATCCTAAAAAACCTGGATTTTACTATTTTACTGGTACAGAATGGGTGTATCCTTCTTTTTTTGTTAATAACCCACAGTCTATCAATGTACTGGATGCTACATTAAGTCCTTTTAGTAATAATGAAGTATTTTTCACCAATTATACGATGTTTGATAATGGGGTCTACAAAATGAAGTACAATGCTACCAGCAAGGATTTTGAACTGGTAAAGTATTATAATCTTGGAGCACAGCCTTATTACAGACGCCCTGTAGGTTTTGCCACAGACTCTCAGAGTAATCTTTTTGTATCTTTTGGTTTCAATGATGGGAATCCATCTATAGGAATTTACGATAAAGCAGCAGATGATTTTGTTATTAAGAAAATAGTTCTGGCCAGTGATGGTACTCAAAAACCGGTTTTCCACGAAAATATGTTGTGGACTCCGCTGCCAAGATCCAATAACTTCTGGGTATATGATTATAAAAATGCTCTTAACCTTTCCGATGATTCAGATTATATTCTGGGAACATCTAATGGATTTAACAGTTCAGGAGGAATTTTATCTGTAGCCTTTGATAAGGCTGGTGATGCATGGATTGGTACGGACGGAGGTCTGAGGATCATGTCAAACTCAGCATCAGAAATAAAAAGTGCCCAGCCTAAAGTAGAACCTATAGTGATAGAGCAGAATGGTTTGGGTGAAGAGCTTTTCAGAGAATCAGCAATTCTTCAGATTGCAGTAGATGGAGGTGATTATAAATGGGTATCCGTTGACGGCGGCGGTGTTTACTATCTGTCTTCAGACGGTCAGAGAACCATAAAACATTTTACAAAGGAAAATTCACCTCTTCCTACCAATAGTGTTACTGATATCAAAATTGATAAAAAAACAGGCAAGGTGTATTTTGTAACGTATAATGGTATTGTAACCTATCAGGGCGATGTTGCTGATGTAACATCCAATTTCGGTGATGTTGTAGTATATCCTAATCCTGTTGTTTATTCAAACTTTAAAGGAAAAGTAACGATAAAAGGTCTTGCAGAAAAAACCAATATAAGAATCGTGGATGCTGCAGGAAATGTAGTACACTCTGCCGTTGCACGTGGAGGTTATTATGAATGGGATCTCAATAATCAGAAAGGAACAAGAGTAGCTTCAGGGATTTATTTTGTCCTGATGACGAACGAAGACGGATCTGATAAAGCTACCGCCAAAATAGGAGTGGTTAATTAA
- a CDS encoding 5'-nucleotidase C-terminal domain-containing protein, protein MKNKFLLLGIALVSLTACKTASVPQLVNVKTQKNISINNELKNDEEFVKLIEPYKQKLDQEMNQKISHTNVDLTKQGDNSNLGNLLADYTFEGGNEWIKTHLKQNVDAALINIGGIRTTIGKGDILLKNVFEVMPFENEVVIVKMKGADLQGLFEYYAKTQVNNPVSHLYIETKNGQVTKALINGNTVDPAKDYYIATSDYLALGGDNMKFFAKGETIATGIKMRDMFIDYFKKSPEVVVNSDVRLNFIGK, encoded by the coding sequence ATGAAAAATAAATTCTTGTTATTAGGAATTGCTCTGGTGTCGCTTACTGCATGCAAAACGGCTTCTGTGCCGCAGCTTGTGAATGTAAAGACCCAGAAAAATATTTCTATTAATAATGAGCTAAAGAATGATGAGGAGTTTGTAAAATTGATCGAACCTTATAAGCAGAAACTGGATCAAGAAATGAACCAGAAGATTTCACATACCAATGTGGATCTTACCAAACAGGGCGATAACAGCAATCTGGGTAATCTTTTAGCTGACTATACGTTTGAAGGAGGTAATGAGTGGATCAAAACTCATCTTAAGCAAAATGTAGACGCTGCACTGATCAATATCGGAGGGATCCGTACCACTATCGGAAAAGGAGATATTTTACTTAAAAATGTATTTGAGGTAATGCCTTTCGAAAATGAAGTAGTGATTGTGAAAATGAAGGGAGCAGATTTACAGGGTCTTTTTGAGTATTATGCAAAAACGCAGGTCAACAATCCTGTTTCTCATTTATACATTGAAACAAAAAACGGACAGGTAACCAAAGCCTTAATCAACGGCAACACAGTAGATCCGGCTAAAGATTATTATATTGCCACTTCAGACTATCTTGCCCTGGGCGGAGACAATATGAAATTCTTTGCTAAAGGAGAAACCATTGCAACAGGGATTAAAATGAGAGATATGTTTATCGATTATTTTAAAAAATCACCTGAAGTGGTGGTTAATTCGGATGTTCGTTTAAATTTTATCGGGAAGTAA
- a CDS encoding bifunctional metallophosphatase/5'-nucleotidase, with product MDRKSFLKAIGGGSLAMALAPNMMMAEELKILNLKSANKLTILHTNDQHSRIEPFDASYTKNPNQGGFARRASLIQQIRNQESNVLLLDSGDIFQGTPYFNFFGGELEFKLMSMMKYDASTMGNHDFDNGLDGFLKVLPNAKFPFICSNYDFKNTILDGKTSPYQIFNKNGIKVGIFGVGIQLDGLVGKKQYGETVYSNPIDVAQHYSNFLKKDQKCDLVICLSHIGYDYRDEPDKISDKILAANTENIDIILGGHTHTFLPEPQSFTNRQGKNVLVNQVGWAGLLLGRIDFYFDTNKNVQHISWNNQVIDSSITA from the coding sequence ATGGATAGAAAAAGTTTTTTAAAAGCAATAGGAGGCGGATCTTTAGCAATGGCTTTAGCTCCCAATATGATGATGGCGGAGGAATTAAAAATTCTTAATTTAAAATCTGCAAATAAACTGACTATTCTTCATACCAATGACCAACATAGCAGAATAGAGCCTTTTGACGCGAGCTATACCAAAAATCCCAATCAGGGAGGTTTTGCAAGAAGGGCAAGCTTAATCCAACAGATCAGAAACCAGGAAAGCAATGTTCTTCTTCTTGATTCAGGGGATATTTTTCAGGGAACACCTTATTTTAATTTCTTTGGAGGTGAGCTGGAATTCAAATTAATGTCTATGATGAAATATGACGCCTCTACCATGGGAAATCATGATTTCGACAATGGACTTGATGGATTTTTAAAGGTGCTTCCAAATGCGAAGTTTCCATTTATCTGTTCCAACTATGACTTTAAAAATACCATTCTTGACGGGAAAACCTCTCCTTATCAGATATTCAACAAAAATGGAATCAAAGTAGGGATTTTCGGGGTGGGAATCCAGCTGGATGGTCTTGTAGGTAAAAAACAGTACGGGGAAACTGTTTATTCCAACCCGATTGATGTAGCACAGCATTATTCAAATTTTCTGAAAAAAGATCAGAAATGTGATCTGGTGATTTGTCTTTCGCACATCGGATACGACTACAGAGACGAACCGGATAAAATAAGTGATAAAATTTTAGCGGCCAATACAGAAAATATTGATATTATCTTAGGAGGCCATACTCATACATTCTTACCGGAACCACAATCCTTTACCAACAGACAAGGCAAAAATGTTCTTGTCAATCAGGTGGGATGGGCTGGTCTTCTTTTAGGTAGGATAGATTTTTATTTTGATACAAACAAAAACGTACAGCATATTTCCTGGAACAATCAGGTGATAGATAGCAGCATAACCGCATAA
- a CDS encoding response regulator, with protein sequence MNKEFLNVIVADNDENILIFFKKILKELKISIKVQCFSNGNSLMEYLNNDDAVVPELVFINYMIPGKESMECLEDISSNAKFNNMVTAIFSDPIPENEVEEIFVKGAHIFMKKPDCFDKLRKVLTEVITINWQYHTSGLNKDNLILKV encoded by the coding sequence ATGAATAAAGAATTTCTGAACGTAATAGTAGCAGATAACGATGAAAACATCTTGATTTTTTTTAAAAAAATTCTGAAAGAGTTGAAAATCTCTATAAAAGTTCAATGTTTCAGTAACGGGAACAGCCTGATGGAATACCTGAATAATGATGATGCCGTAGTTCCGGAACTTGTTTTTATAAATTATATGATTCCCGGAAAAGAGAGCATGGAATGTCTGGAAGATATCAGTTCGAATGCAAAATTCAACAACATGGTGACAGCCATTTTTTCTGATCCGATTCCGGAAAATGAAGTAGAAGAAATTTTTGTGAAAGGTGCTCACATTTTTATGAAAAAACCGGACTGTTTTGATAAACTCAGAAAGGTTCTTACAGAAGTTATTACCATCAACTGGCAGTATCACACGTCGGGTTTGAATAAAGATAATTTAATCCTGAAAGTATGA
- a CDS encoding peptide MFS transporter, whose translation MSLTLDEIQNFKGKYPRQIWSLFFSEMWERFCFYGMRGMLVFFMISQLNFHEKEANLQYGATQAFVYAFTFVGGLFADKILGFRKSLFWGGLLMIVGSLILATDPHKFFFLGIAFTVVGTGFFKPNISSMVGQLYKPNDSRADAGFSLFYAGINLGALLGGYLCIAIGKGEFLSNIIAEEMRWHIAFGLAAIVMVVSLINFVFTQRTLGTIGLQPGHSLAEVKAAPIPKWKEYGVYVLSLVFVPIIMTMVAKTEYTDYFMWTIGPLTLIYLFYEMSKVTASERKKLWAALVFIIFSIIFWGIYEQSGGSLSIFAAKNLNKDLFGLDPNGVNNSGGAFFIIFLAPLIGLLWIWLNKRKIEPNTIIKFGLGFIFLGLGYYVLFATRLFADLQGITSLNFFTLALLIITLGELCLSPIGLSIMTKLSTKNLQGMMMGMWFLASAYGQYVAGIIGASLATAKEGSTNYDELITYTDGYKQLGLYAVIAGVVLILISPYVKKLMQDVK comes from the coding sequence ATGAGCTTAACTTTAGATGAAATACAAAATTTCAAAGGAAAATATCCCAGACAAATCTGGAGCCTGTTTTTCTCTGAAATGTGGGAACGTTTCTGTTTCTACGGAATGCGTGGAATGCTGGTCTTCTTCATGATCTCACAGCTTAATTTCCATGAAAAAGAAGCCAACCTTCAATACGGTGCCACTCAGGCCTTTGTATATGCCTTTACCTTTGTGGGAGGTCTTTTTGCTGATAAAATTTTAGGATTCCGAAAATCCCTGTTCTGGGGCGGGCTGCTAATGATCGTAGGAAGTTTAATCCTGGCTACCGATCCCCATAAATTCTTTTTCTTAGGAATAGCTTTCACTGTCGTAGGAACAGGTTTCTTCAAACCTAATATTTCATCTATGGTAGGACAGCTTTACAAACCTAATGATTCAAGAGCAGATGCCGGATTCTCACTTTTTTATGCAGGAATTAATCTCGGAGCATTGCTAGGCGGTTATTTATGTATTGCCATTGGTAAAGGAGAATTCTTAAGCAACATTATTGCAGAAGAAATGAGGTGGCATATTGCTTTTGGTCTTGCTGCAATAGTAATGGTTGTAAGCTTAATTAATTTTGTATTTACACAGAGAACACTAGGAACTATCGGTTTACAGCCGGGACACTCTTTAGCAGAGGTAAAAGCAGCTCCAATTCCAAAATGGAAAGAATACGGAGTATATGTTTTGTCATTGGTTTTTGTACCCATCATCATGACCATGGTAGCCAAGACTGAGTATACAGATTATTTTATGTGGACCATCGGACCTTTAACTTTAATCTATCTGTTCTATGAAATGTCTAAAGTAACGGCATCTGAACGTAAAAAACTTTGGGCAGCTTTGGTTTTCATTATATTTTCAATCATATTCTGGGGAATCTATGAGCAAAGCGGAGGTTCTTTGAGCATTTTCGCAGCTAAAAACCTGAATAAAGATCTTTTTGGATTAGACCCAAATGGAGTGAATAACTCAGGAGGAGCTTTCTTCATTATTTTTCTTGCCCCATTGATCGGACTTCTATGGATCTGGCTGAACAAAAGAAAAATTGAACCCAACACGATTATCAAATTCGGATTAGGATTTATTTTCTTAGGATTAGGATATTATGTTTTATTTGCAACGCGCCTCTTCGCAGACCTTCAGGGAATCACTTCACTGAACTTCTTCACACTGGCATTGCTTATCATTACCCTTGGGGAATTATGCCTTTCTCCTATCGGTTTATCCATCATGACCAAGCTTTCTACCAAGAATCTTCAGGGAATGATGATGGGAATGTGGTTTCTTGCATCAGCGTATGGGCAGTATGTTGCAGGAATTATTGGGGCCAGTCTTGCCACAGCCAAAGAAGGTTCTACCAACTATGATGAATTGATCACTTATACCGATGGATATAAACAATTAGGATTATATGCGGTAATTGCCGGAGTGGTATTAATTTTGATATCTCCGTACGTGAAAAAATTAATGCAAGATGTAAAATAA
- the dapA gene encoding 4-hydroxy-tetrahydrodipicolinate synthase, translated as MSILKGVGVALVTPFNEDLSVDFDSLTKLVEYNIENGTNYLVVLGTTAEAATLSAEEKKQVIEHIIKVNNKRLPLVLGIGGNNTLEVKKQIEEADLSAFEAVLSVSPYYNKPNQEGLYQHYKALASTGKNIIIYNVPSRTGQNVEADTTLRLAKEFPNLFLIKEASPNILQYFDILRKKPEGFSLVSGDDEYTLPVTLAGGDGVISVIGQAYPKEFSTMVQLAFEGKVKEAYEIHNKLVDITRLIFAEGNPCGIKVILAEKGIIKNYLRLPLVKASEGLHAKIKAEMAKI; from the coding sequence ATGAGCATTTTAAAAGGAGTAGGTGTTGCATTGGTAACGCCCTTTAATGAAGATTTATCCGTAGACTTCGACAGTTTAACAAAACTTGTGGAGTACAATATCGAAAACGGAACCAATTATTTGGTAGTATTGGGAACAACGGCAGAAGCCGCAACGCTTTCTGCAGAGGAGAAGAAACAGGTAATTGAGCATATCATTAAGGTGAATAATAAACGTCTTCCATTGGTTTTGGGAATTGGCGGCAACAATACTCTTGAAGTCAAGAAACAGATTGAAGAAGCTGATCTTTCTGCATTTGAAGCAGTACTTTCAGTATCTCCATATTATAATAAACCGAACCAGGAAGGGCTTTATCAGCATTATAAGGCATTAGCTTCCACAGGAAAAAATATTATCATTTATAATGTTCCGTCAAGAACAGGGCAAAATGTAGAAGCTGATACTACACTTCGTCTTGCAAAGGAATTCCCGAATTTGTTTTTGATTAAAGAAGCTTCTCCTAACATTCTTCAGTATTTTGATATTCTGAGAAAGAAACCTGAAGGATTTTCTTTAGTTTCAGGAGATGATGAATATACATTACCTGTAACATTAGCCGGTGGAGATGGTGTAATTTCCGTAATCGGACAGGCGTATCCTAAAGAATTTTCAACAATGGTACAGCTGGCTTTCGAAGGTAAAGTAAAGGAAGCTTATGAAATTCACAACAAACTGGTAGATATTACCCGCCTGATTTTTGCTGAAGGTAATCCTTGTGGTATTAAGGTAATATTGGCTGAAAAAGGAATCATCAAAAATTATCTTAGACTTCCTTTGGTAAAAGCTTCTGAAGGTCTTCATGCAAAAATTAAAGCTGAAATGGCTAAGATTTAA